A single region of the Solwaraspora sp. WMMD791 genome encodes:
- a CDS encoding GNAT family N-acetyltransferase yields the protein MLIERRPSIDPEVAALVATQQRELAEAADAGRPVVAIGRPGHDDARYLVCVVDGRAVACGAVRSVDGQTAEITRMYVRPAYRGRGIARHLLTALEESAYALGHTVFRLETGSNLTVALRLYASAGYAQIPACGDDPAGPYRVCFEKRLPAAAA from the coding sequence GTGTTAATCGAGCGTCGCCCGTCCATCGACCCGGAGGTCGCCGCGCTGGTCGCGACCCAGCAGCGCGAGCTGGCCGAGGCGGCCGATGCCGGTCGGCCGGTCGTGGCGATCGGCCGACCGGGTCACGACGACGCCCGGTACCTGGTCTGCGTGGTGGACGGGCGCGCGGTGGCCTGCGGGGCCGTCCGGTCGGTGGACGGGCAGACCGCCGAGATCACCCGGATGTACGTGCGGCCGGCGTACCGGGGCCGGGGGATCGCCCGGCATCTGCTGACCGCGCTGGAGGAGTCGGCGTACGCCCTGGGCCACACGGTGTTCCGACTGGAGACGGGGAGCAACCTCACGGTCGCGCTGCGTCTGTACGCCTCGGCGGGGTACGCACAGATTCCGGCCTGCGGCGACGACCCCGCCGGCCCGTACCGCGTCTGTTTCGAAAAGCGGCTCCCCGCCGCCGCCGCATGA
- a CDS encoding NAD(P)-dependent alcohol dehydrogenase gives MQAITQDAYGPPQDVMVLRDVPRPVPGERDVLVRVHATPVSGTDWHLARGLPYVARPITGWRRPKTRIPGYDLAGTVVETGTAVTTLRPGDQVYGWAAGTFAEYTSVPEKQLVPVPTTLTLEQAAAVPIAAFTALQAVRDGAGLRPAGTGDSPSAAGDTGRRVLITGASGGVGTYAVQFAKASGAHVTGMCRTSKMDLVAGLGADEVVDYTTTPLRDLGRRFDVLINLYGNPSLADCARVLLPGGTIVYVGGTGGRWFMGVDRWLRGMALAPLRRLRTRPVIHTDSRDDLVTITGMIESGAVRPVLDRTFPLARAAEAIRYVTAGEVRGQAVLRCAD, from the coding sequence ATGCAAGCGATCACCCAGGACGCGTACGGCCCGCCGCAGGACGTGATGGTCCTGCGCGACGTTCCCCGGCCGGTGCCGGGCGAGCGTGACGTGCTGGTCCGCGTGCACGCCACGCCGGTCAGCGGCACCGACTGGCACCTGGCCCGAGGGCTGCCGTACGTCGCCCGGCCGATCACCGGCTGGCGGCGACCGAAGACCCGGATCCCTGGCTACGATCTGGCCGGCACCGTCGTCGAGACCGGTACGGCGGTGACCACCCTGCGGCCCGGCGACCAGGTGTACGGCTGGGCCGCCGGCACCTTCGCCGAGTACACCTCGGTGCCGGAGAAGCAACTGGTGCCGGTTCCGACCACCCTCACCCTGGAACAGGCGGCGGCGGTGCCGATCGCGGCCTTCACCGCGCTGCAGGCGGTCCGCGACGGCGCCGGTCTGCGGCCCGCCGGCACCGGGGACTCGCCGTCTGCCGCCGGTGACACGGGCCGTCGGGTGCTGATCACCGGAGCGTCCGGCGGCGTCGGGACCTACGCGGTCCAGTTCGCCAAGGCGTCCGGCGCCCACGTCACCGGCATGTGCCGGACCAGCAAGATGGACCTGGTCGCCGGGCTCGGCGCCGACGAGGTCGTCGACTACACCACCACACCGCTGCGCGACCTCGGCCGCCGTTTCGACGTGCTGATCAACCTGTACGGCAACCCGTCGCTGGCCGACTGCGCCCGCGTACTGCTCCCCGGCGGCACCATCGTCTACGTCGGCGGCACCGGCGGCCGGTGGTTCATGGGCGTCGACCGGTGGCTGCGCGGCATGGCGCTGGCGCCGCTGCGCCGGCTCCGCACCCGACCGGTGATCCACACCGACAGCCGCGACGACCTGGTCACCATCACCGGGATGATCGAGTCAGGGGCGGTCCGACCGGTGCTGGACCGCACGTTCCCGCTGGCGCGGGCGGCCGAGGCGATCCGCTACGTCACCGCCGGCGAGGTACGCGGCCAGGCCGTCCTGCGCTGCGCAGACTGA
- a CDS encoding class I SAM-dependent methyltransferase, producing MIPAARWKPGCSSTSALVSPCGPTAPQNSGSTLPLAPLVEAAVGVDADAGMLAEAARRADRVGATNIEWRRLRAEELPAGLGTFRAAWVHVHATTHRGADGDDPHPRPPWDHIDERVADYLGPVRRAGQGLLPAGTRSGEEDVMRRRVVRSHIN from the coding sequence TTGATCCCGGCCGCGCGGTGGAAGCCGGGATGTTCGAGTACGTCGGCACTGGTCTCGCCGTGCGGCCCGACCGCCCCGCAGAACAGCGGCTCGACGCTGCCGCTGGCGCCGTTGGTCGAGGCGGCGGTCGGGGTCGACGCGGATGCCGGCATGCTCGCCGAGGCGGCCCGCCGCGCCGACCGGGTGGGCGCGACCAACATCGAGTGGCGTCGGCTACGGGCCGAGGAGTTGCCGGCCGGTCTGGGCACCTTCCGGGCGGCCTGGGTCCACGTCCATGCCACCACGCATCGCGGCGCGGACGGCGACGATCCGCACCCGCGACCGCCGTGGGACCACATCGACGAGCGGGTCGCCGACTACCTCGGGCCGGTGCGCCGGGCCGGGCAGGGGCTGCTCCCTGCGGGGACCCGATCCGGCGAGGAGGACGTCATGCGCCGGCGTGTCGTCCGGTCCCACATCAACTGA
- a CDS encoding ComEA family DNA-binding protein, with protein MTDHDTVRRRLARLRQPASRSPSPSPSTILGGPGGSTDPTGSLGPVDGVDGEADDDPAEWEQPPADGLATGGPGRLAAFDPGHRGVKALAAVAVVVVAVAAFLAWRSRPPVDPVTPALSTAVGSTAPISDDPVSGGPPTGAATTDPATGTVSAEVVVAVTGRVHRPGLVTLPAGARVADALAAAGGALPGTDLAWLNLARQVTDGELVAVGATPPPGVVLDPGVPGGGGHSGTGSSAGGGKVNLNSATLQQLETLPGVGPVLAQRIVDHRERVGGFGTVADLREVSGIGDARFEQLRDLVIV; from the coding sequence GTGACCGACCACGACACAGTCCGACGGCGGCTGGCCCGGCTCCGCCAGCCGGCGAGCCGCTCACCGTCCCCATCGCCCTCCACGATCCTGGGTGGTCCCGGCGGGTCGACCGACCCAACGGGCTCCCTCGGCCCCGTCGACGGTGTCGACGGGGAGGCCGACGACGATCCCGCCGAGTGGGAGCAGCCTCCCGCCGACGGGCTTGCGACGGGCGGGCCGGGTCGGCTGGCGGCCTTCGATCCCGGTCACCGGGGAGTCAAGGCACTCGCGGCCGTCGCCGTCGTGGTGGTGGCCGTCGCCGCGTTCCTGGCCTGGCGGTCCCGGCCACCGGTCGACCCGGTGACGCCGGCCTTGTCGACGGCGGTCGGCAGCACCGCCCCGATCAGCGACGATCCGGTCAGCGGCGGCCCGCCGACCGGGGCGGCGACAACCGACCCCGCCACAGGCACCGTGTCGGCCGAGGTGGTCGTCGCCGTGACTGGTCGGGTCCACCGGCCCGGCCTGGTGACCCTGCCCGCCGGGGCGCGGGTCGCCGACGCGCTGGCTGCAGCGGGCGGCGCGCTGCCCGGCACCGACCTCGCCTGGCTCAACCTGGCCAGACAGGTCACCGACGGTGAACTGGTCGCGGTCGGCGCGACCCCACCGCCCGGTGTGGTCCTCGACCCCGGCGTACCCGGTGGCGGCGGGCACAGTGGCACGGGCAGTTCCGCCGGTGGGGGCAAGGTCAACCTGAACAGCGCCACCCTGCAGCAGTTGGAGACCCTGCCCGGAGTCGGGCCGGTGCTCGCCCAGCGCATCGTCGACCACCGCGAGCGGGTCGGCGGGTTCGGGACGGTCGCGGATCTGCGCGAGGTCAGTGGGATCGGCGATGCCCGGTTCGAGCAGTTGCGTGACCTGGTGATCGTGTGA
- the rpmA gene encoding 50S ribosomal protein L27 produces MAHKKGASSSRNGRDSEAKRLGVKRFGGQVVSAGEILIRQRGTKFHPGDLVGRGGDDTLFALAAGSVQFGTKRGRKTVNIVPAAQ; encoded by the coding sequence ATGGCACACAAAAAGGGTGCATCCAGCTCGCGCAACGGTCGCGACTCGGAAGCCAAGCGCCTCGGTGTCAAGCGCTTCGGCGGTCAGGTCGTCAGCGCCGGTGAGATCCTGATCCGCCAGCGTGGCACCAAGTTCCACCCCGGCGACCTGGTCGGCCGGGGCGGCGACGACACGCTTTTCGCGCTGGCCGCCGGGTCGGTGCAGTTCGGCACGAAGCGTGGCCGCAAGACGGTCAACATCGTGCCGGCGGCGCAGTAG
- the pepN gene encoding aminopeptidase N, with the protein MPSLTRAEAVERAATITVESYTIDLDLTTGDTEFGSTSVIEFQATPGAATFVEVAPVTLTRVRLNDVDLDPATLDDKRFPLTGLAGRNTLIVESRMAYSNSGQGLHRFVDPADGETYLYAMSFLDDAPRIFACFDQPDLKAPVRLRVAAPPQWTVAANGQPTGQPVDGRWEFAPTAPLATYFVTLIAGPYHARHAEHDGIPLAVYCRRSLAEHLDADVEEIFTVTRQCLDRFHELFDVRYPFGGYGQAFLPEFNAGAMENPGLVTFRDDYVFRSAVTDSQRETRATTIAHEMAHMWFGDLVTMRWWDDLWLNESFAEYLGVRVTAEATRFTDAWTTFGIVRKAWGCAADQRPSTHPVAPAEVADAAQALLNFDGISYAKGASVLRQLVAWLGDEPFLTGLRAHFTAHRFGNATLADLLDALTRASGRDLSGWAARWLRQAQVNTIRAEVIVDGSGNYQEVALVQTAPDSHPVLRPHRIGLGLFDAGATAGQPVTRRAQLMVDLDPDVDGGRTLVPALVGEPAADLLLPNDGDLTYAKVRFDPRSAAALPELLPGLADPLARAVSWSAVLDAVRDAQHPVAALAELIAQALPAETAVVVVEDVLRLSGALIDRYAHPADRPALRSRLAAACLRLLAAAPQDGSVRLAAARGAITASADVELLRGWLAGRDVPAGIAVDAELRWLLLYRLAVLGGIEMADIDAELGRDRSAAGEQWAAKCRAALPDVAGKERVWQAIVADVSLSNRIVEAYAEGFWQPEQAELTAPYVDRYVADMPAASRPRSAWVADRVAQLAFPRYAVSERTRTAAAALLARDDLTPGLRRVVTDSADDLDRALAARRRYKAGAGTR; encoded by the coding sequence ATGCCGAGCCTGACCCGCGCCGAGGCCGTCGAACGCGCCGCGACGATCACCGTCGAGTCGTACACCATCGACCTCGATCTGACCACCGGCGACACCGAGTTCGGGTCGACCAGCGTGATCGAGTTCCAGGCCACGCCGGGAGCGGCGACCTTCGTCGAGGTCGCCCCCGTGACGCTGACCCGGGTACGGCTCAACGACGTCGATCTTGACCCTGCGACGCTTGACGACAAGCGGTTTCCGCTGACCGGGCTGGCCGGGCGCAACACGCTGATTGTCGAGTCCCGGATGGCGTACTCGAACTCGGGGCAGGGGCTGCACCGCTTCGTGGACCCCGCCGACGGCGAGACGTACCTGTACGCCATGTCGTTCCTGGACGACGCGCCGCGCATCTTCGCCTGCTTCGACCAGCCCGATCTGAAGGCGCCGGTACGGCTGCGGGTCGCCGCGCCGCCGCAGTGGACGGTGGCGGCCAACGGCCAACCGACCGGGCAACCGGTCGACGGTCGCTGGGAGTTCGCGCCGACGGCACCGCTGGCGACGTACTTCGTTACCCTGATCGCCGGGCCGTACCATGCCCGCCACGCCGAGCACGACGGCATCCCGCTGGCCGTCTACTGCCGGCGTTCCCTCGCCGAGCATCTGGACGCCGACGTCGAGGAGATCTTCACCGTCACCCGGCAGTGCCTGGACCGGTTCCACGAGCTGTTCGACGTGCGCTACCCGTTCGGCGGGTACGGGCAGGCGTTCCTGCCCGAGTTCAACGCCGGTGCGATGGAGAACCCGGGGCTGGTCACCTTCCGCGACGACTACGTCTTCCGGTCGGCGGTCACCGACAGCCAGCGGGAGACCCGGGCCACCACCATCGCCCACGAGATGGCCCACATGTGGTTCGGCGACCTGGTCACCATGCGTTGGTGGGACGACCTGTGGCTGAACGAGTCGTTCGCCGAGTACCTCGGGGTGCGGGTGACCGCCGAGGCGACCCGGTTCACCGACGCCTGGACGACGTTCGGCATCGTGCGCAAGGCCTGGGGTTGTGCGGCCGACCAGCGGCCGTCTACGCACCCGGTGGCACCTGCCGAGGTCGCCGACGCGGCCCAGGCGCTGCTGAACTTCGACGGCATCTCGTACGCCAAGGGTGCCTCGGTGCTGCGCCAACTGGTGGCCTGGCTGGGCGACGAGCCGTTCCTGACCGGGTTGCGGGCCCATTTCACCGCGCACCGGTTCGGCAACGCCACGCTCGCCGACCTGCTCGATGCGCTGACCAGGGCCAGTGGTCGGGATCTGTCCGGCTGGGCGGCACGGTGGCTACGCCAGGCGCAGGTGAACACGATCCGGGCGGAGGTGATCGTCGACGGGTCCGGCAACTACCAGGAGGTCGCTCTGGTGCAGACCGCGCCGGACAGCCATCCGGTGCTGCGGCCGCACCGGATCGGTCTGGGCCTGTTCGACGCCGGTGCGACCGCCGGCCAGCCGGTGACGCGGCGGGCCCAGCTGATGGTCGATCTGGATCCGGACGTCGACGGGGGCCGGACCCTGGTGCCGGCGCTGGTCGGCGAGCCGGCGGCCGACCTGCTGCTGCCCAACGACGGCGATCTGACGTACGCCAAGGTCCGGTTCGATCCTCGCTCGGCCGCCGCCCTGCCGGAGCTGCTTCCCGGGCTGGCCGACCCGCTGGCCCGAGCGGTGTCGTGGAGCGCCGTCCTCGACGCGGTCCGCGACGCGCAGCATCCGGTGGCGGCGCTGGCCGAGCTGATCGCGCAGGCCCTGCCGGCGGAGACCGCGGTGGTCGTCGTCGAGGACGTGCTGCGGCTCAGCGGCGCGCTGATCGACCGGTACGCGCACCCGGCGGACCGGCCGGCGCTGCGGTCCCGGCTCGCCGCCGCCTGCCTGCGACTGCTGGCCGCCGCGCCGCAGGACGGTTCGGTGCGGTTGGCGGCCGCGCGCGGCGCGATCACCGCGAGCGCGGACGTCGAGCTGTTGCGGGGGTGGCTGGCGGGGCGCGACGTGCCGGCCGGGATCGCCGTCGACGCCGAACTGCGCTGGCTGCTGCTGTACCGGTTGGCGGTGCTCGGCGGGATCGAGATGGCCGACATCGACGCCGAGCTGGGGCGCGACCGCAGCGCGGCCGGTGAGCAGTGGGCGGCGAAATGCCGGGCGGCGCTGCCGGACGTCGCGGGCAAGGAGCGCGTCTGGCAGGCGATCGTCGCTGACGTCAGCCTGTCGAACCGGATCGTCGAGGCGTACGCCGAAGGGTTCTGGCAGCCGGAGCAGGCCGAGTTGACCGCCCCGTACGTCGATCGGTACGTCGCGGACATGCCGGCCGCGAGCCGGCCGCGTTCGGCGTGGGTGGCGGACCGGGTGGCGCAGCTGGCCTTCCCCCGCTACGCGGTGAGTGAGCGGACCCGTACGGCGGCCGCCGCACTGCTCGCCCGCGACGATCTGACCCCTGGGCTGCGCCGGGTGGTGACCGACTCGGCCGACGACCTGGACCGCGCGCTGGCCGCCCGCCGTCGGTACAAAGCGGGAGCAGGCACCCGATAG
- a CDS encoding DUF397 domain-containing protein encodes MAQHPKGDFDLSRAVWQRAEGDDSEGAVEIAFVDDLIGMRNSAEPDGPILVFTQAEWDAFVAGAQDGEFDLD; translated from the coding sequence ATGGCGCAGCACCCCAAGGGCGATTTCGACCTGTCCCGTGCGGTGTGGCAGCGGGCCGAAGGTGACGACTCCGAGGGCGCGGTCGAGATCGCGTTCGTCGACGACCTGATCGGGATGCGCAACTCGGCCGAGCCGGACGGGCCGATCCTGGTCTTCACTCAGGCCGAGTGGGACGCGTTCGTCGCCGGTGCCCAGGACGGCGAGTTCGACCTGGACTGA
- a CDS encoding helix-turn-helix transcriptional regulator: MGKPTRVTNSIRALRFANGEMTQAELAKRLGVTRQTVIAIEQGRYSPSLEMAFQIARVFTVPLDAVFQYADDETA, from the coding sequence GTGGGCAAACCGACCAGGGTGACCAACTCGATCCGGGCCCTGCGCTTCGCCAACGGCGAGATGACCCAGGCCGAGCTGGCCAAACGACTCGGCGTCACCCGGCAGACGGTGATCGCCATCGAGCAGGGCAGGTACTCGCCGTCGCTGGAGATGGCGTTCCAGATCGCCCGCGTCTTCACGGTCCCGCTCGACGCCGTCTTCCAGTACGCCGACGACGAAACCGCCTGA
- the rsfS gene encoding ribosome silencing factor, translated as MSASERARELALTAAQAAADKKAQDIVVIDVADRMAITDAFVLASAPNERQVLAIVDAIEESLVGLPEKAKPIRREGDRAGRWVLLDFNDIVVHVQHSEEREFYALDRLWKDCPVIPFVDRDLVDAEAGAAE; from the coding sequence ATGAGCGCCTCAGAGCGCGCGCGGGAGCTGGCCCTCACGGCCGCCCAGGCCGCTGCCGACAAGAAGGCGCAGGACATCGTCGTCATCGACGTGGCCGACCGGATGGCGATCACCGACGCCTTCGTGCTCGCCTCGGCGCCCAACGAGCGCCAGGTGCTGGCGATCGTCGACGCCATCGAGGAGAGCCTGGTCGGGCTGCCCGAGAAGGCCAAGCCGATCCGCCGCGAAGGTGACCGCGCCGGCCGGTGGGTCCTGCTCGACTTCAACGACATCGTCGTGCACGTCCAGCACTCCGAGGAGCGCGAGTTCTACGCGCTCGACCGGCTCTGGAAGGACTGCCCGGTGATTCCGTTCGTCGACCGGGACCTGGTCGACGCCGAGGCCGGCGCCGCCGAATGA
- the obgE gene encoding GTPase ObgE, whose protein sequence is MTTFVDRVVLHVLAGNGGHGCVSIHREKFKPFGGPDGGNGGHGGSVTLVVDPQVHTLLDFHFRQHAKAENGKGGAGGNRDGAKGADLVLKVPNGTSVLTLDGEVLADLVGVGTSLEIARGGRGGRGNAALASARRKAPGFAELGEPGEQLDVVLELKSVADVGLVGFPSAGKSSLISVISAAKPKIADYPFTTLVPNLGVVRADEHTFTVADVPGLIPGAATGKGLGLEFLRHIERCAVLAHVVDTATLEPGRDPMADIDAIEAELAAYGGLADRPRLVILNKIDVPDGRAMAELVRADLAARGLPVFEVSTATREGLRELTYALADMVAHARANAPELEPTRIVLRPAAVDDAGFTVEPLADGEFRIRGTRPERWVRQTNFDNDEAVGYLADRLARLGVEEALAKAGAEPGALVRIGSWEFDWRPEHFAEVEYVPGSRGTDVRLEEPSTRVGAAQRLADRKARRQRFEDVAGASAGGAGETAGAVTGDPAGPRANIPESN, encoded by the coding sequence GTGACGACCTTCGTCGACCGGGTTGTGCTGCACGTACTGGCCGGCAACGGCGGGCACGGCTGCGTCTCGATCCACCGGGAGAAGTTCAAGCCGTTCGGTGGCCCGGACGGCGGTAACGGCGGGCATGGCGGTAGCGTCACCCTCGTCGTCGATCCGCAGGTGCACACCTTGCTGGACTTCCATTTCCGGCAGCACGCCAAGGCCGAGAACGGCAAGGGCGGCGCTGGCGGCAACCGCGACGGCGCCAAGGGTGCCGACCTGGTGCTCAAGGTGCCGAACGGGACGAGCGTGCTGACCCTCGACGGTGAGGTGCTGGCCGACCTCGTCGGCGTGGGCACCAGTCTGGAGATCGCCCGGGGTGGCCGGGGTGGTCGGGGCAACGCCGCACTGGCCAGCGCCCGACGCAAGGCCCCCGGCTTCGCCGAGCTCGGTGAGCCGGGCGAACAGCTCGACGTCGTACTGGAGCTCAAGAGCGTCGCCGACGTCGGACTGGTCGGGTTCCCCTCGGCCGGCAAGTCGTCGCTGATCTCGGTGATCTCGGCGGCCAAACCCAAGATCGCGGACTATCCGTTCACCACCCTGGTGCCGAACCTCGGCGTGGTCCGCGCCGACGAACACACCTTCACCGTCGCCGACGTGCCCGGCCTGATCCCCGGCGCGGCGACGGGCAAGGGACTCGGTCTGGAGTTCCTGCGCCACATCGAGCGGTGCGCGGTGCTGGCGCACGTGGTGGACACCGCCACGCTCGAGCCGGGGCGGGACCCGATGGCCGACATCGACGCGATCGAGGCCGAGCTGGCGGCGTACGGCGGCCTGGCCGACCGCCCCCGGTTGGTGATCCTGAACAAGATCGACGTGCCGGACGGTCGCGCGATGGCCGAGCTGGTCCGCGCCGACCTGGCCGCCCGGGGGTTGCCGGTCTTCGAGGTCTCCACGGCCACCCGGGAAGGGCTGCGGGAGCTGACCTACGCCCTGGCCGACATGGTCGCGCACGCCCGGGCGAACGCGCCGGAGCTGGAGCCGACGAGGATCGTGCTGCGCCCCGCCGCGGTCGACGACGCCGGATTCACCGTGGAGCCGCTGGCCGACGGCGAGTTCCGGATCCGCGGCACCCGGCCGGAGCGGTGGGTACGGCAGACCAACTTCGACAACGACGAGGCCGTCGGTTACCTGGCCGACCGGCTGGCGCGCCTCGGGGTGGAGGAGGCGTTGGCCAAGGCGGGAGCGGAGCCGGGTGCGCTGGTCCGGATCGGCTCGTGGGAGTTCGACTGGCGGCCTGAGCACTTCGCCGAGGTGGAGTACGTACCGGGTTCGCGGGGCACCGACGTGCGGCTGGAGGAGCCGTCGACGCGGGTGGGCGCCGCCCAGCGGCTCGCCGACCGCAAGGCACGGCGGCAGCGCTTCGAGGACGTCGCGGGCGCGTCGGCCGGTGGCGCTGGCGAGACCGCCGGGGCCGTGACCGGCGACCCGGCAGGTCCGCGAGCGAACATACCCGAAAGTAACTGA
- a CDS encoding histidine phosphatase family protein, which yields MTRLIVWRHGNTDWNAGDRVQGQTDTALNDLGRAQAVAAAPLLAALRPDVIVASDLQRAADTAAALVALTGLPVRTDRRLRERYYGLWQGLTMATIAERFPAEHARWRSGDQAPGCEVESLDDLGKRVGEALQDAADAAPGGTVVVATHGGAARQGCGHLLGWGTDVLRTVAPLQNCHWTELRHDPARGWQLRAHNVGVTSTRDIPAPV from the coding sequence ATGACCCGGCTGATCGTCTGGCGGCACGGCAACACCGACTGGAACGCCGGCGACCGGGTGCAGGGCCAGACCGACACCGCCCTCAACGACCTCGGTCGGGCGCAGGCCGTCGCCGCCGCGCCGCTGCTGGCCGCGCTGCGGCCGGACGTGATCGTCGCCAGTGACCTGCAGCGCGCCGCCGACACCGCGGCGGCGCTGGTGGCCCTCACCGGCCTTCCGGTGCGGACCGACCGCCGGCTACGCGAACGCTACTACGGTCTCTGGCAAGGGCTCACCATGGCGACCATCGCCGAACGGTTCCCCGCCGAGCACGCCCGCTGGCGCTCCGGCGACCAGGCACCCGGTTGCGAGGTGGAAAGCCTCGACGACCTCGGCAAACGAGTCGGCGAAGCGTTGCAGGACGCCGCTGACGCTGCCCCCGGTGGCACGGTCGTCGTCGCCACCCACGGCGGAGCCGCCCGGCAGGGCTGCGGCCACCTGCTCGGCTGGGGCACCGACGTGTTACGCACGGTCGCCCCGCTGCAGAACTGCCACTGGACCGAGTTGCGGCACGATCCGGCGCGTGGCTGGCAGCTACGGGCACACAACGTCGGGGTCACCAGCACCCGGGACATCCCGGCACCAGTGTGA
- the rplU gene encoding 50S ribosomal protein L21 → MYAIVKTGGKQYKVAEGDVIEVEKLTGAPGDAVALPAVLLVDGDDLVTDATALAQVAVTGEIAAHTKGPKIRIHKFKNKTGYHKRQGHRQPLTQVKVTGISNGK, encoded by the coding sequence ATGTACGCGATCGTCAAGACCGGCGGCAAGCAGTACAAGGTCGCCGAGGGCGACGTGATCGAGGTCGAGAAGCTCACCGGTGCCCCCGGCGACGCGGTGGCGCTTCCCGCAGTGCTCCTCGTCGATGGCGACGACCTGGTGACCGACGCGACCGCGCTTGCCCAGGTCGCGGTGACCGGCGAGATCGCCGCGCACACCAAGGGTCCGAAGATCCGGATCCACAAGTTCAAGAACAAGACCGGCTACCACAAGCGCCAGGGTCACCGCCAGCCGCTGACCCAGGTCAAGGTGACCGGCATCTCGAACGGGAAGTAG
- the nadD gene encoding nicotinate-nucleotide adenylyltransferase, with product MDVGTRRVGIMGGTFDPIHQGHLVAASEVAERFALDEVVFVPTGDPWEKAGLTVSPAEDRYLMTVIATASNPRFQVSRADIDRPGPTYTVDTLRDLQAVYGPKAQLFFITGADALEKILSWKDTDAMFELAHFIGVTRPGFELSDAHLPADTVTLVEVPAMAISSTECRARVAAGKPLWYLVPDGVVQYIAKRRLYEPESSSE from the coding sequence ATGGACGTTGGCACCCGTCGGGTCGGCATCATGGGCGGCACCTTCGATCCGATCCACCAGGGGCATCTGGTGGCGGCCAGCGAGGTGGCGGAGCGGTTCGCGCTCGACGAGGTGGTCTTCGTTCCGACCGGGGATCCGTGGGAGAAGGCCGGGTTGACGGTCAGCCCGGCCGAGGACCGGTACCTGATGACGGTGATCGCGACGGCCTCCAACCCGCGTTTCCAGGTCAGCCGGGCGGACATCGACCGGCCGGGGCCGACGTACACCGTCGACACGCTGCGTGACCTGCAGGCGGTGTACGGACCGAAGGCGCAGCTGTTCTTCATCACCGGGGCGGACGCCCTGGAGAAGATCCTGTCCTGGAAAGACACCGACGCGATGTTCGAGCTGGCGCACTTCATCGGGGTGACCCGGCCGGGCTTCGAGTTGTCCGACGCGCATCTGCCGGCCGACACGGTGACCCTGGTCGAGGTGCCGGCGATGGCGATCTCGTCGACCGAGTGCCGGGCACGGGTCGCCGCCGGCAAGCCGTTGTGGTACCTGGTGCCGGACGGTGTGGTGCAGTACATCGCCAAACGCCGGCTGTACGAACCGGAATCTTCGAGTGAATGA
- a CDS encoding DegV family protein: MPIAVVTDSTAYLPATLADRPSLTVVPLTVVVDGVAHQEGLDLTPADVARALSVRRPAVSTSRPAPEQFVETYRRLLAPDGPQATDGLDDPEGPRTPAGSDGPAGRASAIVSVHLSAGLSGTVEAAELAAREVGADRVAVVDSGSTGMGLGFPALAAAAVAAAGGDLHAVRSTAVETAARTRTLFYVDTLEHLRRGGRITAASAILGTALSVKPILHMQDGRIVLRDKVRTATRALAKLVDLAWAEAGDAAAVDVAVHHLADPDRATMLLAQLTDRLGDRLRDSYVAPIGAVVTAHAGPGLMSIVVHRRAG; this comes from the coding sequence ATGCCCATCGCGGTCGTCACCGACTCCACCGCCTACCTGCCCGCTACGCTGGCAGACCGGCCCAGCCTCACGGTGGTGCCGTTGACCGTGGTCGTCGACGGCGTCGCTCACCAGGAAGGCCTCGACCTCACCCCGGCCGACGTGGCCCGGGCGCTGTCGGTCCGTCGACCGGCGGTCAGCACCTCCCGACCCGCACCGGAGCAGTTCGTCGAGACGTACCGGCGCCTGCTCGCCCCGGACGGCCCACAGGCCACCGACGGCCTGGACGACCCGGAAGGCCCGCGTACCCCGGCGGGCTCGGACGGCCCGGCGGGTCGGGCGTCGGCGATCGTGTCGGTGCACCTGTCCGCCGGACTCTCCGGCACCGTGGAAGCCGCCGAACTGGCGGCCCGCGAGGTCGGAGCGGACCGGGTGGCCGTGGTGGACAGCGGCTCGACCGGGATGGGGCTGGGCTTTCCCGCCCTGGCCGCGGCCGCCGTCGCGGCCGCCGGTGGCGACCTGCACGCGGTACGGTCGACGGCGGTCGAGACGGCGGCCCGGACCCGGACCTTGTTCTACGTCGACACGCTGGAGCACCTGCGCCGGGGCGGGCGGATCACCGCTGCCTCCGCAATACTGGGTACCGCGCTGTCGGTGAAGCCGATCCTGCACATGCAGGACGGGCGGATCGTGCTACGGGACAAGGTCCGTACCGCCACCCGGGCGCTGGCGAAGTTGGTGGATCTGGCCTGGGCGGAAGCCGGGGACGCGGCGGCGGTCGACGTCGCCGTACACCATCTGGCCGATCCGGACCGCGCCACGATGCTGCTCGCCCAGTTGACCGACCGGCTGGGCGACCGATTGCGGGACAGCTACGTGGCGCCGATCGGGGCGGTGGTGACCGCGCACGCCGGACCCGGTCTGATGTCGATCGTGGTGCACCGGCGCGCTGGTTAG